In one Rutidosis leptorrhynchoides isolate AG116_Rl617_1_P2 chromosome 8, CSIRO_AGI_Rlap_v1, whole genome shotgun sequence genomic region, the following are encoded:
- the LOC139864728 gene encoding plasmodesmata-located protein 2-like translates to MYTQLPRKPLSLISLLLLILIITPLVKSAPDNTNLVYKGCAKQTFQDPNGVYSSALSAIFGTLIQQSSKAKFFKTTSGSGQSSISGLFQCRGDLSNLDCYNCVSRLPILMDKLCGKTVAARLQLLGCYMLYEVSGFAQISGMEMLYKTCGSTNSGGVGFEERRDSAFTSLENGIGNANGGFYTNVYESVYVLGQCQGDLGSNDCGECIKSAVQRSQVECGSSISGQVYLHRCFVSFSYYPNGVPNPKQSSSSSSSSSDSSPYSSSGSSSSYSSPSYSSSETGSNTGKTVAIILGGAAGVGFIVICLLFAKNLAKKHDGGGDWYSSKEPKIQFLRWVLSLVFFKSMRQIVFFGYIFRNRKYACLVNGVEDGKNVCQWWKR, encoded by the exons ATGTATACTCAGTTACCCAGAAAACCCCTTTCCCTTATCTCATTGTTGTTGTTAATTCTTATTATCACTCCACTTGTTAAGTCTGCACCAGACAACACAAACTTAGTATACAAAGGATGTGCAAAACAAACTTTTCAAGACCCAAATGGGGTTTACtcatctgcactttctgccatttTTGGGACCTTAATTCAACAATCTTCAAAAGCAAAGTTCTTTAAGACAACAAGTGGAAGTGGGCAATCTTCAATTTCTGGTCTTTTTCAATGTAGAGGTGATTTAAGTAATCTTGATTGTTACAACTGTGTCAGCAGACTACCAATCTTGATGGACAAACTTTGTGGCAAAACTGTGGCTGCAAGATTGCAACTTTTAGGTTGTTATATGCTTTATGAAGTTTCAGGGTTTGCTCAAATATCTGGAATGGAAATGCTTTATAAAACTTGTGGGTCAACAAATAGTGGTGGGGTTGGGTTTGAAGAAAGAAGGGACTCTGCATTTACAAGTTTAGAAAATGGTATTGGAAATGCAAATGGtggattttatacaaatgtttatgAATCTGTTTATGTTTTGGGTCAATGTCAAGGTGATTTAGGAAGTAATGATTGTGGGGAGTGTATTAAAAGTGCTGTTCAAAGATCTCAAGTTGAATGTGGGAGTTCAATTTCAGGTCAAGTTTATTTACATAGGTGTTTTGTTAGTTTTAGTTATTATCCTAATGGGGTACCCAATCCCAAACAATCTtcgtcttcttcatcatcatcttctgatTCATCTCCATATTCATCATCTGGATCATCTTCTTCATATTCTTCACCATCTTATTCATCATCAG AGACAGGGTCAAATACTGGGAAAACAGTGGCAATTATCTTAGGAGGGGCAGCAGGAGTTGGGTTTATAGTAATATGTTTACTATTTGCTAAAAATTTAGCCAAGAAACATGATG GTGGAGGAGATTGGTATTCATCAAAGGAACCAAAGATCCAATTTTTGAGGTGGGTTCTTTCTTTGGTCTTTTTCAAATCCATGAGGCAAATAGTTTTTTTTGGTTACATATTTAGAAATAGGAAGTATGCTTGTCTTGTTAATGGTGTTGAAGATGGAAAGAATGTTTGTCAATGGTGGAAAAGATGA